In Planktothrix sp. FACHB-1365, a single window of DNA contains:
- a CDS encoding HAD family hydrolase: MGKLQALIFDVDGTLADTERDGHRIAFNQAFNEVGIPWNWSIDLYGKLLAIGGGKERIRYYIEQYEPEFLSTENLDNLIIDLHQLKNQYYRKLLDQGLIPLRPGVQRLIQEAKEKEIRLAIATTSALPNVLALLENTAIHPDWFEIIAAGDIVPAKKPAPDIYFYVLEKLRLNSADCLVFEDSHHGFLASKQAKLKTIITVNDYTKHQDFTDAVLVVNHLGEPDLPFTVLAGDISKKSYLDLTLIQSIF, from the coding sequence ATGGGAAAACTACAAGCTTTAATTTTTGATGTAGATGGAACTTTAGCGGATACGGAACGAGATGGTCATCGAATTGCTTTTAATCAAGCTTTTAATGAGGTAGGTATTCCTTGGAATTGGTCTATTGATTTATATGGTAAATTATTGGCAATTGGGGGAGGGAAAGAGCGTATTCGTTATTATATTGAACAATATGAGCCGGAGTTTTTATCAACGGAAAATTTAGATAATTTAATTATAGATTTGCATCAGTTAAAAAATCAATATTATCGAAAATTATTAGATCAAGGTTTAATTCCATTGCGTCCTGGGGTACAACGGTTAATTCAAGAAGCAAAAGAAAAGGAAATCAGGTTAGCGATCGCAACAACTAGCGCTTTACCTAATGTTTTAGCATTATTAGAAAATACAGCTATTCATCCAGACTGGTTTGAAATTATCGCGGCTGGGGATATTGTTCCTGCTAAAAAACCAGCCCCGGATATTTATTTTTATGTATTAGAAAAATTAAGATTAAATTCAGCAGATTGTCTGGTATTTGAAGATTCTCATCATGGATTTTTAGCATCAAAACAAGCTAAGTTAAAAACAATAATTACTGTCAACGATTATACAAAACATCAAGATTTTACTGATGCTGTATTAGTCGTTAATCATTTGGGTGAACCCGATCTACCGTTTACAGTATTAGCGGGGGATATTTCTAAAAAAAGTTATTTAGATTTAACATTAATTCAATCTATTTTTTAA
- a CDS encoding diguanylate cyclase has translation MAMVDQLTQIANRRCFDEILNQEWHRLIREQRPLSLLLCDIDYFKQYNDTYGHSQGDICLQQVAQALQQGVQRSIDLVARYGGEEFVVILPHTDQEGALQVAEKIQEAIQQFNLPHCASAISQRVTMSIGICTIIPTLDRVPLDLINAADEALYQAKTQGRNRAVSNNL, from the coding sequence TTGGCGATGGTGGATCAACTGACCCAAATTGCTAACCGTCGTTGTTTTGATGAGATTTTAAATCAAGAATGGCATCGTTTAATCCGAGAACAACGTCCCCTGTCTTTACTACTTTGTGATATTGATTATTTTAAACAATATAATGATACCTACGGGCACTCTCAAGGGGATATTTGTTTACAACAAGTAGCTCAAGCACTTCAGCAAGGGGTTCAGCGCTCTATTGATTTAGTGGCTCGATATGGAGGGGAAGAATTTGTAGTCATTTTACCCCATACGGATCAAGAAGGTGCGTTACAAGTGGCTGAGAAAATTCAAGAAGCAATTCAACAGTTTAATCTGCCTCATTGTGCTTCTGCTATCAGTCAACGGGTAACGATGAGTATTGGCATTTGTACTATAATTCCGACTTTAGATCGGGTTCCTTTAGATTTAATTAATGCGGCAGATGAGGCACTTTATCAAGCTAAAACCCAGGGACGAAATCGAGCCGTTAGCAATAATCTATGA
- a CDS encoding DUF99 family protein encodes MQLESLLRLNRVIRVIGFDDAPFQRGIDQTVYIAGVVCGGTRFEGMVWGQVKQDGWDATDQICQLLINKKFLPQLHLVLIDGIGFGGFNLIDLPELADRLQKPCVTVMRHYPNFNKIEQAIYHLSEPEKRLQYLKKAGTIYTYPPFFFQVCGENPDIIRLALSRITDCGNVPEALRLAHLIGAAIIRGQSGSQA; translated from the coding sequence ATGCAATTAGAATCTCTGTTGAGACTCAACCGTGTGATTCGGGTGATTGGGTTTGATGATGCCCCTTTTCAACGGGGAATTGATCAAACTGTTTATATTGCCGGAGTTGTTTGTGGAGGAACTCGCTTTGAAGGCATGGTTTGGGGACAAGTTAAACAAGATGGTTGGGATGCAACGGATCAAATTTGTCAGCTATTAATTAATAAAAAATTTTTACCTCAATTACATTTAGTTTTAATTGATGGGATTGGATTTGGCGGATTCAATTTAATTGATTTACCTGAATTAGCTGATCGTTTACAAAAACCCTGTGTTACTGTCATGCGACATTATCCTAATTTTAATAAAATTGAACAGGCAATTTATCATTTATCAGAACCTGAAAAACGACTCCAATATTTAAAAAAAGCTGGAACAATCTACACTTATCCCCCTTTTTTCTTTCAAGTATGCGGGGAAAATCCTGATATTATTAGGCTCGCTTTATCCCGGATAACAGATTGCGGAAATGTCCCAGAAGCATTACGATTAGCGCACCTGATTGGAGCCGCTATTATTCGGGGCCAAAGTGGTAGTCAAGCTTGA
- a CDS encoding PAS domain S-box protein — MSAIALEQTLNQIMAITQQIHRPLELGDILDVTVEGIRDILGCDRALIYRFLPEGDAVIAEESVSIETSPIIGQLIYDPCFQAKWVDLYRQGKISFIEDTETKLLEPCYKQLLQRLNIAANLVVPILLPPSPSSVPPSPHPYLWGLLIVHQCHSPRHWKPLEIQFLQQVAIHLAIAVQYRELNQPLEQFHQWQHQTLQPSSHTLSTEECGCCHSVDESPVSIADLRGWDRLQTPIWIFDIENLQMWWANKAALHIWNATNREELLNRNFKDVSEATRIRLNTYLQQFQHEETITETWTFYPEGKPISVRCTCSGIKIETGRMAMLVEGIREVVNENTPETLRSIEVLHHTSVMISLYTLNGVPLMQNPAALRCYGDTLHPNRAEDNVFVRHFVDPNIGETARLTAQSGAVFSVETQVYTLNGIRWHGLDVRCTRDPVTGHQLLLVNEKDITEKQVAQIECQRVEQELRWKEALLRSMTDTSNLAFFVVDNRTDNILYFNHRFCQIWGIEHLEGQMLEGVLKNNDIIPHCIPLIADVPAFAESCKPLQSENNRTVIEDEIAFSDGRTIRRFSSQIRDQSDRYFGRLYIFEDISDRIASEKRWQYALEGNGDGVWDWQLQTNEVFFSRRWKEMLGFAEHEIGNTLDEWKKRVHPNDIEMVFGKINQHFQGETEHYISEHRVLCKDGTYKWILDRGQILSRSPEGFPLRMIGTHTDITKRKAMEETLRERETHLSLALKAARMGTWDWNILSNEILYSEQLRLMFGLSGPYDRSYEAFLEILHPEDRSRVDQSVRGALSETYDYHVEFRIILAEGAVHWICNKGQIYYNESGQAIRMIGVAMDITAQKRSEIDLRESEERYRSVIAAMGEGVVLQQADGQIVACNQSAERILGLSSDQMMGRTSIDSRWWAIQHDGTDFPGENHPAMVTLRTGEPQFDVIMGVHKPDGDLTWISINSQPLFHSDQFQPYAVVTSFSDISIRKQAEEALKQQGERERMIYTITQRIRESLDLDEILQTTVAEVRQFLQTDRVIIYRFNADWSGVIVKESVGAGWKSILNLEITDTYFVQNQNKSFEQHTVKATSDIYTANLDYCHLELLEKLQVRAKLVVPILQNQGLWGLLVAHHCGGSREWYALEIELLRQLAVQLAIAIHQSELHQQLQFANQ; from the coding sequence ATGTCTGCAATCGCTTTAGAGCAAACCCTGAATCAAATCATGGCAATTACGCAACAAATTCACCGCCCCCTGGAATTAGGTGATATTTTAGACGTGACGGTCGAAGGAATTAGGGACATACTGGGATGCGATCGGGCTTTGATTTATCGTTTTTTACCCGAAGGCGATGCCGTCATAGCAGAAGAATCCGTGAGCATCGAAACCTCACCGATTATCGGACAACTGATTTACGATCCCTGTTTTCAAGCCAAATGGGTAGACCTGTATCGCCAAGGAAAAATTAGCTTCATTGAAGATACTGAAACTAAACTTCTTGAACCCTGTTATAAACAGCTTTTACAACGATTAAATATCGCGGCTAATCTTGTTGTCCCGATTCTACTCCCCCCGTCCCCTTCCTCCGTCCCCCCGTCCCCCCATCCCTATCTCTGGGGGTTGTTGATTGTTCATCAATGTCACAGTCCCCGTCACTGGAAACCCTTAGAAATTCAATTTCTGCAACAAGTGGCGATTCATTTAGCTATCGCTGTCCAATACCGAGAACTGAATCAACCTCTTGAGCAATTCCATCAATGGCAACACCAGACTCTGCAACCTTCCTCCCATACTCTCTCTACAGAAGAATGTGGCTGTTGCCATTCGGTTGATGAATCTCCGGTATCAATAGCGGATTTAAGGGGATGGGATCGACTTCAAACTCCAATCTGGATTTTTGATATTGAGAATTTACAGATGTGGTGGGCAAACAAAGCCGCCCTTCATATCTGGAATGCCACCAATCGAGAAGAATTACTTAACCGAAATTTTAAGGATGTTTCTGAAGCAACTCGCATTCGTTTAAACACTTATTTACAACAATTTCAACACGAGGAAACTATTACCGAAACCTGGACATTTTATCCTGAAGGAAAGCCGATTTCTGTTCGTTGTACTTGTTCGGGAATTAAAATTGAAACGGGTCGAATGGCAATGTTAGTGGAGGGGATAAGGGAGGTCGTGAATGAAAATACTCCTGAAACATTGCGCTCCATAGAAGTCCTGCATCATACAAGTGTGATGATTTCTCTGTATACTTTGAATGGGGTGCCCTTAATGCAAAATCCCGCCGCTTTGCGTTGCTATGGGGATACTCTACATCCCAATAGGGCTGAGGATAATGTGTTTGTTCGTCATTTTGTTGATCCCAATATTGGAGAAACGGCAAGATTAACCGCCCAATCTGGTGCAGTTTTTAGTGTTGAAACTCAAGTTTATACTTTAAATGGGATTCGTTGGCATGGGTTGGATGTGCGTTGTACTCGTGATCCAGTGACGGGTCATCAATTGCTGCTGGTGAATGAAAAAGATATTACTGAAAAACAAGTTGCCCAAATTGAATGTCAGCGTGTCGAACAGGAATTGCGCTGGAAAGAAGCGTTATTACGTTCAATGACGGATACTTCTAATTTGGCTTTTTTTGTTGTTGATAATCGCACCGATAATATTCTTTATTTTAATCATCGTTTTTGTCAAATTTGGGGGATTGAACATTTAGAAGGTCAGATGTTAGAAGGAGTGTTAAAAAATAACGATATTATTCCCCATTGTATTCCTTTAATTGCTGATGTTCCGGCTTTTGCTGAGTCTTGTAAACCCTTACAATCAGAGAATAATCGAACGGTAATAGAAGATGAAATTGCTTTTTCGGATGGACGCACAATTCGCCGTTTTTCTAGCCAAATTCGAGATCAGAGCGATCGCTATTTTGGACGATTATATATTTTTGAAGATATTAGCGATCGCATAGCCAGTGAAAAGCGTTGGCAATATGCTTTAGAAGGGAATGGAGATGGGGTATGGGATTGGCAACTTCAAACGAATGAAGTGTTTTTCTCCCGTCGGTGGAAGGAGATGTTGGGATTTGCAGAACATGAAATTGGCAACACTTTAGACGAATGGAAAAAACGAGTTCATCCTAATGATATTGAGATGGTTTTTGGCAAGATTAACCAACATTTTCAAGGAGAAACTGAACACTATATTAGTGAACATCGGGTTTTGTGTAAAGACGGAACCTATAAATGGATACTTGATCGCGGTCAAATTCTCAGCCGTAGCCCCGAAGGCTTTCCCCTACGCATGATTGGAACCCATACCGATATTACAAAACGCAAAGCGATGGAGGAAACCCTGCGAGAACGGGAAACTCATTTATCCTTAGCCTTAAAAGCCGCGAGGATGGGAACTTGGGACTGGAATATTCTCAGTAACGAGATTCTCTACTCCGAGCAACTCCGGCTGATGTTTGGTTTATCTGGCCCTTATGATCGCAGCTATGAAGCCTTTTTAGAGATACTGCATCCAGAGGATCGATCACGGGTGGATCAGTCGGTGCGGGGTGCGTTGTCAGAAACTTATGATTATCATGTCGAGTTTCGGATTATTTTAGCCGAAGGAGCCGTTCATTGGATCTGTAATAAAGGACAAATTTACTATAACGAATCCGGTCAAGCCATCCGTATGATCGGCGTAGCGATGGATATTACGGCTCAGAAACGCTCAGAAATTGACTTGCGGGAAAGCGAGGAGCGCTATCGGTCTGTGATTGCGGCTATGGGTGAGGGGGTTGTTCTCCAGCAAGCAGATGGTCAGATCGTTGCTTGTAATCAAAGCGCAGAAAGGATTTTAGGGTTAAGTTCTGATCAGATGATGGGCCGGACTTCTATTGATTCACGCTGGTGGGCGATTCAACATGATGGTACCGATTTCCCTGGAGAAAACCATCCGGCGATGGTGACGTTACGCACGGGAGAACCCCAATTTGACGTGATTATGGGTGTTCATAAACCGGATGGGGATTTGACGTGGATTTCGATTAATTCCCAACCTTTATTTCATTCCGATCAATTTCAACCTTATGCAGTTGTTACTTCTTTTTCGGATATCAGTATTCGCAAACAAGCCGAAGAAGCGTTAAAACAACAGGGTGAACGAGAACGGATGATTTATACTATCACCCAACGGATTCGGGAGTCTTTGGATTTAGATGAGATTCTACAAACAACTGTTGCTGAGGTGCGGCAGTTTTTACAAACGGATCGGGTGATTATTTATCGGTTTAATGCTGATTGGAGTGGTGTAATCGTTAAGGAGTCTGTGGGAGCGGGTTGGAAATCGATTTTGAATCTGGAAATTACAGATACCTATTTTGTGCAGAATCAGAATAAATCATTTGAACAACACACAGTTAAGGCGACTTCCGATATCTATACTGCAAACCTTGATTATTGTCATTTAGAGTTATTAGAAAAACTACAAGTTCGAGCCAAATTAGTGGTTCCGATTTTACAAAATCAGGGTTTATGGGGGTTATTGGTTGCCCATCATTGCGGTGGGTCGAGGGAATGGTATGCTTTAGAGATTGAACTTTTGAGGCAGTTAGCTGTTCAATTAGCGATCGCTATTCATCAGTCGGAACTTCATCAACAATTGCAGTTTGCTAACCAATAA